In the Macrobrachium rosenbergii isolate ZJJX-2024 chromosome 23, ASM4041242v1, whole genome shotgun sequence genome, one interval contains:
- the LOC136851023 gene encoding uncharacterized protein produces the protein MNENFRFFFSIALLMLLAMAAQSDKNVPKCEENGGFCVPRDLCNSESEFLYCDGENEVCCRYNPLSKTKRSPRDIGVPCWHTAPPEKCEVDYNGVCQSTCEDGRIPTGVCSGDCLCCGCPTTDKCRESSGYCTVNRCSCDGIIIPNWCIGEKCICCLPEECLLSEECALPTTEHAERLVLRGEEPLPGASCWDVVGDSCVCCVPSEYKSSTASGMLCESSIEYEHEAFRLVDNQRHV, from the exons ATGAATGAGAACTTTAGGTTCTTTTTTTCCATCGCGTTGTTGATGCTGCTTGCTATGGCG GCTCAGAGCGACAAGAACGTCCCCAAATGCGAAGAAAATGGCGGCTTCTGTGTTCCCAGGGATTTATGCAACAGTGAATCCGAATTCCTTTATTGTGATGGAGAAAATGAAGTCTGCTGTCGGTACAATCCTCTCTCTAAGACGAAGCGCTCTCCTC GGGACATTGGAGTTCCCTGCTGGCATACAGCCCCGCCGGAGAAGTGTGAAGTTGACTACAACGGCGTGTGCCAGAGTACGTGCGAAGATGGTAGGATTCCCACAGGCGTCTGCTCCGGAGACTGCCTGTGCTGTGGCTGCCCGACAACGGACAAATGCAGAGAGTCTTCGGGCTATTGCACCGTGAATCGTTGCTCCTGCGATGGTATAATAATCCCCAATTGGTGTATTGGAGAGAAATGCATTTGCTGCTTGCCAG AAGAATGCCTACTGAGTGAAGAGTGCGCTTTGCCAACAACGGAACATGCAGAAAGACTTGTGCTGAGGGGAGAAGAGCCGCTACCAGGAGCTAGTTGCTGGGATGTGGTCGGTGATTCCTGCGTGTGTTGCGTTCCAAGTGAGTACAAATCTTCTACGGCCAGTGGAATGCTCTGTGAAAGCTCGATTGAATATGAACATGAAGCTTTTCGTTTAGTCGACAATCAACGTCATGTCTGA